A region of Thermobifida halotolerans DNA encodes the following proteins:
- a CDS encoding solute symporter family protein, whose amino-acid sequence MHSAQVLDSINPVLNFSVFAAFVLITLVIVFRASRNSKTAADYYAAGRSFSGAQNGLAISGDYLSAASFLGICGAIAINGYDGFLYSIGFLVAWLVALLLVAELMRNTAKYTMGDVLAFRMRQRPIRAAAAVSTLAVSFFYLLAQMAGGGALVNLLLGIDGEAAQNAIIATVGVVMILYVLIGGMRGTTWVQIIKAALLISGAAAMTVWVLGLHGFNLSTLLAEAVAMEGGKGEALLEPGAKYGINEITKLDFLSLGLALVLGTAGLPHVLMRFYTVPTAKEARRSVVWAIALIGLFYLFTLVLGYGAGALVGAEEIAAAPGGANSAAPLLALALGGPVLLGFIAAVAFATILAVVAGLTITASASFAHDVYASVLKKGNTAPGSEVRVARITSLVIGAVAIVGGILAKEQNVAFLVALAFAVAASANLPTILYTLFWKRFNTQGALWSIYGGLVITITLIVFSPAVSGTETSMIPNADFSFFPLSNPGLVSIPLAFFLGWLGTVLSSEHNAKKQAEMEVRSLTGAGAEKAVSH is encoded by the coding sequence ATGCACTCCGCACAGGTCCTGGACTCGATCAACCCGGTCCTCAACTTCAGCGTCTTCGCCGCCTTCGTTCTGATCACCCTGGTGATCGTGTTCCGGGCGAGCCGCAACTCCAAGACCGCCGCCGACTACTACGCGGCGGGACGCTCCTTCAGCGGCGCGCAGAACGGTCTGGCGATCTCGGGCGACTACCTGTCCGCCGCGTCCTTCCTCGGCATCTGCGGCGCCATCGCCATCAACGGCTACGACGGCTTCCTGTACTCCATCGGGTTCCTGGTCGCCTGGCTGGTGGCGCTGCTGCTCGTCGCCGAACTGATGCGCAACACCGCCAAGTACACCATGGGCGACGTGCTGGCCTTCCGCATGCGGCAGCGGCCCATCCGCGCGGCGGCGGCCGTCTCCACCCTCGCGGTCTCCTTCTTCTACCTGCTCGCCCAGATGGCCGGCGGCGGCGCGCTGGTCAACCTGCTGCTGGGCATCGACGGCGAGGCCGCGCAGAACGCGATCATCGCCACCGTCGGCGTCGTGATGATCCTCTACGTGCTGATCGGCGGCATGCGCGGCACCACCTGGGTGCAGATCATCAAGGCCGCGCTGCTCATCAGCGGTGCGGCCGCGATGACCGTGTGGGTGCTGGGCCTGCACGGGTTCAACCTCTCCACCCTGCTCGCCGAGGCGGTGGCCATGGAGGGCGGCAAGGGCGAGGCGCTTCTGGAGCCGGGCGCCAAGTACGGCATCAACGAGATCACCAAGCTGGACTTCCTGTCGCTGGGTCTGGCGCTGGTGCTGGGCACCGCGGGCCTGCCGCACGTCCTGATGCGCTTCTACACGGTGCCCACCGCCAAGGAGGCGCGTCGCTCGGTGGTGTGGGCGATCGCCCTGATCGGCCTGTTCTACCTGTTCACCCTGGTCCTGGGCTACGGAGCGGGTGCGCTGGTGGGTGCCGAGGAGATCGCGGCGGCACCGGGCGGGGCGAACTCCGCCGCTCCGCTGCTGGCACTCGCCCTGGGCGGTCCGGTGCTGCTCGGATTCATCGCCGCGGTGGCCTTCGCCACCATCCTGGCGGTGGTCGCGGGCCTGACGATCACCGCGTCGGCGTCGTTCGCGCACGACGTCTACGCCAGCGTGCTCAAGAAGGGCAACACCGCCCCGGGCAGCGAGGTCCGGGTGGCCCGGATCACCTCCCTGGTGATCGGCGCGGTGGCCATCGTCGGCGGCATCCTCGCCAAGGAGCAGAACGTGGCGTTCCTGGTGGCGCTGGCCTTCGCGGTGGCGGCCTCGGCCAACCTGCCGACGATCCTCTACACGCTGTTCTGGAAGCGGTTCAACACCCAGGGCGCGCTGTGGAGCATCTACGGCGGTCTGGTCATCACGATCACGCTGATCGTCTTCTCCCCTGCGGTGTCGGGGACGGAGACGTCGATGATTCCCAACGCGGACTTCTCCTTCTTCCCGCTCTCCAACCCCGGCCTGGTCTCCATCCCGCTGGCCTTCTTCCTCGGCTGGCTCGGCACCGTGCTCTCCTCGGAGCACAACGCCAAGAAGCAGGCCGAAATGGAGGTCCGCTCCCTCACCGGAGCGGGCGCGGAAAAAGCCGTCTCCCACTGA
- a CDS encoding helix-turn-helix domain-containing GNAT family N-acetyltransferase, with protein sequence MTVSPPPAPIDADAAATYASWFATLAEPTRVRLLHAVATAPGEVTVGELAAVLGISQATCSHHLRKLADVRFVQLRKEGTATRVSINLACCTGLPHAADVVMGVLAARPCCPADLPADVHVRHMEHGDFPEVRRIYAEGIATGNATFETDVPEVSELDARWLPDHRWVAEIDGAVVGWAAASPVSARECYAGVAETSVYVGEGARGRGVGRSLLYQQVTAADRGGLWTLQTSIFPENKASLALHRSAGFRTLGVRERIGRLDGRWRDTIFLERRRADDELPEEHAGPCC encoded by the coding sequence ATGACCGTGTCGCCACCTCCCGCCCCGATCGACGCCGACGCCGCCGCGACCTACGCCTCCTGGTTCGCCACCCTGGCCGAACCCACCCGGGTGCGACTGCTGCACGCGGTCGCCACCGCCCCCGGTGAGGTCACGGTCGGCGAACTGGCCGCCGTCCTGGGCATCAGCCAGGCCACCTGCTCACACCACCTGCGCAAACTCGCCGACGTCAGGTTCGTGCAGTTGCGGAAGGAGGGCACCGCCACCCGCGTGTCGATCAACCTGGCCTGCTGCACCGGCCTGCCGCACGCGGCCGACGTCGTCATGGGCGTGCTCGCGGCCCGCCCCTGCTGCCCGGCCGACCTGCCCGCCGACGTGCACGTCCGGCACATGGAGCACGGCGACTTCCCCGAGGTGCGCCGCATCTACGCCGAGGGGATCGCCACCGGGAACGCCACCTTCGAGACCGACGTGCCCGAGGTGTCGGAGCTGGACGCCAGGTGGCTGCCCGACCACCGCTGGGTCGCCGAGATCGACGGCGCGGTCGTCGGCTGGGCGGCCGCCTCCCCCGTCTCCGCGCGCGAGTGCTACGCGGGCGTCGCCGAGACCTCCGTGTACGTGGGGGAGGGGGCGCGGGGCCGGGGCGTGGGCCGGTCACTGCTGTACCAGCAGGTCACCGCCGCCGACAGGGGTGGTCTGTGGACCCTGCAGACCTCGATCTTCCCCGAGAACAAGGCCAGCCTCGCCCTGCACCGCAGCGCGGGCTTTCGCACCCTGGGCGTACGCGAGCGCATCGGCCGCCTCGACGGCCGCTGGCGCGACACCATCTTCCTGGAACGCCGCCGCGCCGACGACGAACTCCCGGAGGAACACGCTGGACCGTGCTGCTGA
- a CDS encoding FAD-dependent oxidoreductase has translation MSEQLPVVVIGAGPVGLAAAAHAVERGLPVTVLERGSGPGAAVREWGHVRLFSMWRDLVDPAAERLLTPTGWTRPDDARYPTGAEWVEDYLAPLAAALGERVRFDAEVVGVSRRGRDRLVDAGRAESPFTVRVRTGGGEERLLARAVVDASGTWVAPNPLGGDGLPAIGETAAAERITYRIPDLSDPATRERYAGRRTAVVGRGHSALTALVALAELAETAPGTRAVWVLRRGEIGDAFGGGEADQLAARGALGLRARAAVEAGSIEVVTGFRTTEVRRDGDGVVLVDESGRALEAAGVVALTGFRPDLSWLSEIRLGLDPALQAPVKLAPLIDPNVHSCGTVYPHGAAELAHPEPGFFLAGMKSYGRAPTFLALTGFEQARSVVAEIAGDHESAARVELTLPETGVCGGSGLFDDPDSTAEGGCCGGGAPQVVELGQPSLSS, from the coding sequence ATGTCCGAACAGCTTCCTGTCGTGGTGATCGGCGCCGGACCGGTCGGCCTGGCCGCCGCCGCGCACGCGGTCGAACGCGGTCTGCCGGTCACAGTGCTGGAGAGGGGTTCGGGGCCGGGCGCGGCGGTGCGCGAGTGGGGACACGTGCGGCTGTTCTCGATGTGGCGGGACCTGGTCGACCCGGCCGCCGAGCGACTGCTCACGCCGACCGGCTGGACGCGCCCCGACGACGCCCGCTACCCCACCGGCGCCGAGTGGGTCGAGGACTACCTGGCCCCGCTGGCCGCGGCGCTGGGCGAGCGGGTGCGGTTCGACGCCGAGGTCGTGGGCGTGAGCAGGCGGGGCCGGGACCGTCTGGTGGACGCCGGACGCGCCGAGTCCCCGTTCACCGTCCGGGTGCGCACCGGCGGCGGCGAGGAGCGCCTGCTCGCCCGCGCCGTGGTCGACGCCTCCGGCACCTGGGTCGCCCCCAACCCGCTGGGCGGCGACGGCCTGCCCGCGATCGGCGAGACGGCCGCGGCCGAGCGGATCACCTACCGCATCCCCGACCTGTCCGACCCCGCCACCCGTGAGCGGTACGCCGGGCGCCGCACCGCCGTGGTGGGCCGCGGCCACTCGGCGCTGACCGCGCTGGTGGCCCTGGCCGAACTCGCCGAGACCGCACCCGGCACGCGGGCGGTGTGGGTGCTGCGCCGCGGCGAGATCGGCGACGCGTTCGGCGGCGGGGAGGCCGACCAGTTGGCCGCGCGCGGCGCGCTGGGCCTGCGCGCCAGGGCCGCGGTCGAGGCCGGCTCCATCGAGGTGGTGACCGGGTTCCGCACCACCGAGGTGCGCCGCGACGGCGACGGCGTGGTGCTGGTCGACGAGAGCGGCCGCGCTCTGGAGGCGGCCGGGGTGGTGGCGCTGACCGGGTTCCGTCCGGACCTGTCGTGGCTGTCGGAGATCCGGCTCGGCCTGGACCCCGCCCTCCAGGCCCCGGTGAAGCTGGCCCCGCTGATCGACCCCAACGTGCACTCGTGCGGCACCGTCTACCCGCACGGGGCCGCCGAACTGGCCCATCCCGAACCCGGTTTCTTCCTGGCGGGCATGAAGAGCTACGGCCGCGCTCCGACCTTCCTCGCGCTCACCGGCTTCGAGCAGGCGCGCAGCGTGGTGGCGGAGATCGCCGGGGACCACGAGTCGGCGGCACGTGTGGAGCTGACCCTGCCGGAGACCGGGGTGTGCGGCGGATCCGGCCTGTTCGACGACCCGGACTCCACGGCCGAGGGCGGCTGCTGCGGCGGAGGGGCGCCCCAGGTCGTCGAACTGGGACAGCCGTCCCTGTCGAGCTGA
- a CDS encoding MFS transporter, producing METTDTSRAAGPVRVRPRGAAAALAALCVTVTTSYGVLFYAFPVLALPITADTGWPLVATTAAFSLAQVVGALVGVPVGRWLDRYGPRTVMTLGAAVAAPALAGIALAPDLWSFAAAWLVAGATMAALFYPPAFAALTRWYGPDRVRALTALTLVAGLASTIFAPLTAALDGWLGWRGAYLVLAAVMLVVAVPLHALALRPPWTPAADAPPHDDAREPGTVRSVVLSPAFLALTGALTLGAFGVYAVPVNMVPLLDERGVAAGAAAWVLGVTGIGQVLGRLLYAPLDRHTGAATRLAAVLAVCALTTALLAAVPGPVSVLLAVSMLAGVGRGVFTLLHATAVSDRWGTARYGTLNGILHAPLSLVSAVAPAAGAFLAGLLGGYPALFALLAATAVAGVVLAPLSRPSRG from the coding sequence ATGGAGACAACCGACACCTCCCGCGCGGCCGGACCGGTCCGGGTCCGGCCGCGCGGGGCGGCGGCGGCCCTGGCCGCCCTGTGCGTGACGGTGACCACGAGCTACGGGGTGCTCTTCTACGCCTTTCCGGTGCTGGCGCTGCCGATCACCGCCGACACCGGGTGGCCTCTGGTGGCGACCACGGCCGCGTTCTCCCTCGCCCAGGTCGTGGGGGCGCTGGTCGGCGTCCCGGTGGGCCGGTGGCTGGACCGGTACGGGCCGCGCACGGTGATGACCCTCGGCGCCGCCGTCGCCGCCCCCGCCCTGGCGGGGATCGCGCTCGCCCCCGACCTGTGGTCCTTCGCCGCGGCGTGGCTCGTGGCCGGGGCGACGATGGCCGCGCTGTTCTACCCTCCGGCGTTCGCGGCGCTCACCCGCTGGTACGGCCCCGACCGGGTGCGCGCGCTGACCGCGCTCACCCTGGTCGCCGGACTCGCCAGCACGATCTTCGCGCCGCTGACCGCCGCCCTCGACGGCTGGCTGGGCTGGCGGGGCGCCTATCTCGTACTGGCGGCGGTCATGCTGGTGGTCGCCGTACCGCTGCACGCCCTCGCGCTGCGGCCGCCCTGGACCCCCGCGGCCGACGCGCCGCCGCACGACGACGCGCGGGAGCCGGGAACGGTCCGCTCCGTGGTGCTGAGTCCGGCGTTCCTCGCCCTGACCGGAGCGCTGACGCTGGGCGCGTTCGGGGTGTACGCGGTTCCGGTCAACATGGTCCCGCTGCTGGACGAGCGTGGTGTGGCCGCGGGTGCCGCGGCGTGGGTGCTGGGCGTCACGGGCATCGGCCAGGTGCTCGGCCGCCTCCTCTACGCCCCGCTGGACCGGCACACGGGTGCCGCCACCCGCCTGGCGGCCGTACTCGCGGTCTGCGCGCTCACGACGGCGTTGCTCGCCGCGGTGCCCGGACCGGTGTCGGTGCTCCTCGCCGTGTCGATGCTGGCGGGGGTGGGGCGGGGTGTCTTCACCCTGCTGCACGCCACCGCGGTCAGCGACCGGTGGGGCACCGCCCGCTACGGCACCCTCAACGGCATCCTGCACGCGCCGCTGTCCCTGGTCAGTGCGGTGGCCCCGGCGGCGGGCGCCTTCCTGGCCGGGCTCCTCGGCGGCTATCCCGCGCTCTTCGCGCTGCTCGCGGCCACCGCGGTGGCGGGTGTTGTCCTCGCGCCGCTTTCGCGGCCCTCCCGCGGGTGA
- a CDS encoding MFS transporter: protein MTLSRGVLYYSFPVLALPITADTGWPLVATTAAFSLAQIVAAVAGIPVGRWLDRYGPRTVMTLGAAVAAPALVAVAFAPGLWSFAAAWLVAGSTMAALSYSPAFVALTRWYGPDRIRALTTLTLVAGLASTIFAPLAAALDGWLGWREAYLVLAAVMLVVAVPLHALALRLPWPPDSADRSEDAARECGGVRSVVCSRAFLVLTGALTLGAFGAYAVPTNLVPLLVERGLDTNVAAWVLGAGGIGQLLGRLAYGPLHRRTGVRACSVTVLATCAFTVMLFAAVPGPVAALFAVSVLAGTGRGLFILLQATAVSDRWGTAHYGTLSGVLHTPATVAIALGPGAGTLLAEFLGSYPELFALLAATAATGTALASGSCPPRRSHPRESACPGSPEGA, encoded by the coding sequence GTGACCCTCAGTCGCGGCGTGCTGTACTACAGCTTCCCGGTGCTGGCGCTGCCGATCACCGCCGACACCGGGTGGCCGCTGGTGGCGACCACGGCCGCGTTCTCCCTCGCCCAGATCGTCGCGGCGGTGGCCGGAATCCCGGTGGGCCGGTGGCTGGACCGGTACGGGCCGCGCACGGTGATGACCCTCGGCGCCGCCGTCGCCGCCCCCGCCCTGGTCGCCGTCGCGTTCGCCCCCGGCCTGTGGTCCTTCGCCGCGGCGTGGCTCGTGGCCGGGTCGACGATGGCCGCCCTTTCCTACTCCCCCGCGTTCGTGGCGCTCACCCGCTGGTACGGCCCCGACCGGATACGGGCGTTGACGACGTTGACCCTGGTCGCCGGACTCGCCAGCACGATCTTCGCCCCGCTGGCCGCCGCCCTCGACGGCTGGCTGGGCTGGCGGGAGGCCTACCTGGTCCTGGCGGCGGTCATGCTGGTGGTCGCCGTACCGCTGCACGCCCTCGCGCTGCGCCTGCCCTGGCCGCCGGATTCCGCGGACCGGTCGGAGGACGCCGCGCGGGAGTGCGGCGGCGTCCGCTCCGTCGTGTGCAGCAGGGCGTTCCTCGTGCTGACCGGGGCACTGACCCTGGGCGCGTTCGGTGCCTACGCGGTACCGACGAACCTGGTGCCGCTGCTGGTCGAACGCGGACTGGACACCAACGTCGCGGCGTGGGTCCTGGGCGCCGGCGGGATCGGCCAACTGCTCGGCCGACTCGCCTACGGTCCGCTGCACCGGCGCACCGGAGTCCGCGCCTGCTCGGTCACCGTACTCGCGACCTGCGCGTTCACCGTCATGCTGTTCGCCGCGGTGCCCGGACCCGTGGCGGCGCTGTTCGCCGTCTCCGTACTGGCGGGAACGGGACGGGGCCTGTTCATCCTGCTCCAGGCCACCGCGGTCAGCGACCGGTGGGGCACCGCGCACTACGGAACCCTCAGCGGTGTCCTGCACACTCCGGCGACCGTCGCCATCGCCCTGGGCCCCGGAGCGGGCACCCTCCTCGCCGAGTTCCTCGGCAGCTACCCCGAACTCTTCGCCCTGCTCGCGGCCACCGCGGCGACCGGCACCGCCCTGGCGTCGGGTTCGTGTCCCCCGCGGCGGTCACACCCGCGGGAGTCCGCGTGCCCGGGAAGCCCGGAGGGCGCCTGA
- a CDS encoding winged helix-turn-helix domain-containing protein: MERFPLIVIGGGQSGLATAHAAARMGVRALVLEAAAVTAATGGFSRPHRPDLPGLADFTGRVLHSAEYRTPEPFADQRIVVVGGGNSAVQIAVELAGTARVSLATRAPLSFLPQRPLGRDLHWWLVRSGLDAAPIMRLPRSGATPVLDDGRYRAALASGNPDRRPLFARLRRGVIELDPLGYTLRVAGRLVDLSPREFELLRHLLEHAGRVVSRNQLWREVWRKTTPMANNTITVHIRRLRNKLGESEINPRFVHTVRGLGYRLDPEG, translated from the coding sequence ATGGAACGTTTCCCCCTCATCGTCATCGGCGGCGGCCAGTCCGGTCTGGCCACCGCGCACGCCGCCGCCCGGATGGGCGTGCGCGCCCTCGTCCTGGAGGCCGCCGCCGTGACCGCCGCGACCGGAGGTTTCTCCCGGCCGCACCGCCCCGACCTTCCCGGTCTGGCCGACTTCACCGGACGGGTGCTGCACTCGGCCGAGTACCGCACGCCGGAGCCGTTCGCGGACCAGCGGATCGTGGTGGTGGGCGGCGGGAACTCCGCGGTGCAGATCGCCGTGGAACTGGCCGGGACCGCGCGCGTCAGCCTGGCCACGCGCGCGCCGCTGTCCTTCCTCCCCCAGCGCCCGCTCGGCCGCGACCTGCACTGGTGGCTCGTCCGCAGCGGTCTGGACGCCGCCCCGATCATGCGGCTCCCGCGCTCCGGGGCCACCCCGGTGCTCGACGACGGCCGCTACCGCGCCGCGCTGGCCTCGGGCAACCCGGACCGGCGCCCCCTGTTCGCCCGGCTGCGGCGGGGAGTCATCGAACTCGACCCGCTGGGCTACACCCTGCGGGTCGCGGGCCGCCTGGTCGACCTGTCCCCGCGCGAGTTCGAACTGCTGCGCCACCTGCTGGAGCACGCGGGGCGGGTGGTCAGCCGGAACCAGTTGTGGCGCGAGGTCTGGCGCAAGACCACGCCCATGGCGAACAACACGATCACCGTCCACATCCGCCGGCTGCGCAACAAGCTCGGGGAGAGCGAGATCAACCCCCGCTTCGTCCACACCGTGCGCGGCCTGGGCTACCGGCTCGACCCGGAGGGGTGA
- a CDS encoding ArsR/SmtB family transcription factor: protein MNQADFSTHPAEPGTGDGRPPPNSEAALSAETAERIADTLRALADPTRLRLLTMLLNAPSGEACVQDLATPLATSQPTVSHHLKILAAAGLVRRDRRGKRSWYSIREERVALVRGLLG, encoded by the coding sequence GTGAACCAGGCGGATTTCAGCACGCATCCCGCGGAGCCGGGCACGGGGGACGGACGTCCGCCGCCCAACTCCGAGGCCGCCCTGTCCGCCGAGACCGCCGAACGCATCGCGGACACCCTGCGCGCCCTCGCCGATCCCACGCGGCTGCGGCTGCTGACCATGCTGCTGAACGCCCCCTCGGGAGAGGCGTGCGTGCAGGACCTGGCCACGCCGCTGGCGACCTCGCAGCCCACGGTCAGCCACCACCTGAAGATCCTCGCCGCGGCCGGGCTGGTGCGCCGGGACAGACGCGGCAAGCGGTCGTGGTACTCCATCCGTGAGGAGCGGGTCGCTCTGGTACGCGGTCTGCTGGGTTGA